One window from the genome of Myripristis murdjan chromosome 6, fMyrMur1.1, whole genome shotgun sequence encodes:
- the LOC115360434 gene encoding mucin-2-like, which yields MKLSQSKMDTLFFVIFVLLRFSSASGFLVMQTPKRLCLVTRRQTVILGQCDATDPAQHWEWTGAGRLTHAQSSQCLWADPNPNLPRHARLVKLSSCTDAPAWNCYGMKGAFGLAKTPMYLKKQGLRLVIRGDPQYSNWTKYDVDSGGKEMMTSLCPGTGTTSISTTLYSSTHEAKEFTSTIHTMKTPAITVINEHSSNTVKIHRTTRQVATSKALSTIPNMAATYVNEITKARTRRSVTTDTIPGISTSVTELSVLNSSHIVSSSPPMFMTDRSMDVSAIASTRNAPELGTKAKDLAHQGVSTSSLGDKPMSTAAAAVTLVSSTISSVPNTSGKTDSAATSEVTSVSSGAGVTATVGLSDISDMKSNAATILSTTYNNNNSDKIPTSTAILSTMTDPSTTSHAPLTGELSPKSTIITGLTSMPQTPSTASKTILTTGLNLPSSSTLSSIATPNVPAISAAAPITATPRATSTAPPVIPTTSIPTPDTTPSTTSTDNPTNTHIVTKTKPTITLTSSPIIITTPSTTKNTPATTPVRIPTTTAPKSPMLTSTLVTTMTTTTTQTTTPSTTTPITTMPTTTTPTTTTPITTMPTTTTPTTTTLITTMSTTTTPTTTSTTTTPITTMPTTTTSTTTTPITTMPTTTPPPQPV from the exons ATGAAACTGTCCCAGAGTAAAATGgatactttgttttttgttatatttgtgCTTCTGCGATTCAGCTCTGCAT CGGGTTTTCTCGTCATGCAGACCCCGAAGAGGTTGTGTCTGGTGACCCGCAGACAGACGGTTATCTTGGGCCAGTGTGATGCCACAGACCCTGCACAGCACTGGGAGTGGACAGGCGCTGGGAGACTGACACATGCTCAGTCCTCCCAGTGTCTCTGGGCTGATCCAAATCCCAACCTGCCACGCCACGCCCGTCTTGTTAAGCTCAGCAGCTGCACAGACGCACCAGCGTGGAATTGCTATGGCATGAAGGGAGCGTTCGGATTGGCAAAGACACCAATGTACCTGAAGAAACAGGGCTTACGGCTTGTAATCCGAGGAGACCCGCAGTATTCAAATTGGACCAaatatgatgttgattcagGAGGGAAAGAAATGATGACGTCTTTATGTCCAGGTACAG GCACAACCTCCATCTCCACCACACTGTATTCTTCGACACATGAAGCAAAGGAATTCACCAGCACCATCCACACCATGAAAACTCCTGCCATTACTGTTATTAATGAACACTCatcaaatacagtaaaaatccACAGGACCACCCGACAAGTTGCAACTTCAAAAGCCCTCAGCACAATACCTAACATGGCTGCAACATATGTAAATGAGATAACCAAAGCTCGAACTAGGAGGTCAGTAACGACAGACACCATTCCTGGTATCTCAACGTCTGTCACAGAGCTGTCAGTTTTGAACAGCAGCCATATTGTGTCGTCAAGCCCACCTATGTTCATGACTGACCGATCCATGGATGTATCAGCGATTGCTTCAACCAGAAATGCCCCAGAGCTTGGGACCAAAGCCAAAGACCTAGCACACCAAGGAGTTTCCACTTCCTCTCTTGGAGATAAGCCCATGTCAACTGCAGCCGCAGCTGTCACTTTGGTTTCCTCTACAATTTCCTCAGTGCCAAACACAAGTGGCAAGACAGATTCAGCAGCTACCTCTGAGGTTACATCTGTGTCTTCTGGTGCTGGAGTCACTGCTACTGTTGGTTTATCTGATATTTCTGACATGAAGTCAAATGCAGCCACCATACTTTCAACTAcctataataacaacaatagcGATAAGATACCCACATCCACTGCAATCCTATCCACAATGACAGATCCTTCAACAACTTCTCATGCGCCTTTGACGGGAGAATTATCACCTAAATCAACCATCATTACAGGCCTGACATCGATGCCTCAAACCCCATCTACAGCTTCCAAAACTATACTTACGACTGGCTTGAACCTACCCTCATCCTCGACACTCTCAAGCATCGCAACTCCCAACGTGCCAGCGATTTCTGCAGCAGCCCCGATCACAGCTACGCCAAGAGCCACCTCTACAGCTCCCCCAGTCATACCCACCACTTCAATACCCACACCTGACACCACCCCATCAACCACATCCACTGACAAcccaacaaatacacacattgtcaccaaaaccaaacccaCCATCACCCTTACATCTTCCCCCATTATCATAACCACACCCAGTACCACCAAAAACACACCTGCTACCACTCCAGTAAGAATACCCACAACAACCGCACCAAAATCTCCCATGCTCACAAGTACACTCGTAACAACCATGACCACAACAACTACACAAACAACTACACCCTCAACAACCACACCCATAACAACTATGCCCACAACAACtaccccaacaacaacaacacccaTAACAACCATGCCCACAACAACTACcccaacaacaaccacactcATAACAACCATGTCCACAACAACTACACCCACAACTACCTCCACAACCACCACACCCATAACAACCATGCCTACAACAACTACCTCCACAACCACCACACCCATAACAACCATGCCTACAACAACT CCACCACCACAGCCAGTGTAA